In Streptomyces hawaiiensis, one genomic interval encodes:
- a CDS encoding PAS domain S-box protein has translation MPVAVCDVYGAVLLANPAMAAECGTTPGRLRGRDVLDLFSPREATQVERIAEALRLRHRSRYQVSVRWRAPGGVERYGELTADPVSDTVEDTPALLVMLRVDAERVPSPTAPGEQALVTPMEARILALLAAGATTARTARETALTTDGVTYHLRRLSSRWGASNRTELVARAYALGVLTPEVWPPGVPGDKA, from the coding sequence ATGCCGGTCGCGGTGTGCGATGTGTACGGGGCGGTGCTGCTGGCCAATCCGGCGATGGCCGCCGAGTGCGGTACGACACCGGGGCGGCTGCGCGGCCGTGACGTGCTGGACCTGTTCAGCCCGCGGGAGGCCACGCAGGTGGAGCGCATCGCCGAGGCCCTGCGCCTGCGCCACCGCTCGCGCTACCAGGTGTCGGTGCGCTGGCGGGCCCCCGGCGGCGTGGAGCGCTACGGCGAACTGACGGCGGATCCGGTCAGCGACACGGTGGAGGACACCCCGGCCCTGCTGGTGATGCTCCGGGTGGACGCCGAGCGCGTCCCCTCCCCCACCGCGCCCGGCGAACAGGCCCTCGTCACCCCGATGGAGGCCCGCATCCTGGCGCTTCTGGCCGCAGGCGCCACCACGGCCCGGACGGCCCGCGAGACGGCCCTCACCACGGACGGCGTGACCTACCATCTGCGCCGCCTGTCGTCCCGCTGGGGCGCCTCCAACCGCACGGAACTGGTGGCCCGGGCGTACGCGCTGGGGGTGCTGACCCCCGAGGTGTGGCCGCCGGGCGTCCCGGGCGACAAGGCCTGA